Proteins encoded in a region of the Bactrocera tryoni isolate S06 chromosome 4, CSIRO_BtryS06_freeze2, whole genome shotgun sequence genome:
- the LOC120774371 gene encoding uncharacterized protein LOC120774371 produces the protein MHDADLEANADSVNYLITQLCSRLASQHGLKEPECSTAVRELKSSAFEILLKRSPEPNVYPTTADTLEFDPQRAVDMHIFAAKLHSRADPIVCARYAALEEQMAAISNVLYFTEDKGRDMLQLLLLLQGDVRKEDQVPVPSPPTLLVPGPFTLFASYENNKYYPKQQTCDLYNPQPRLFKGIKDIEPLDNPYLPKNLLGEERNLLAKIEQKYGAKHTRAPATAQDCTFTAMTRRLLGSTVRINLNTFRLLTDNEPPPQTVVNIAKKSKLKLKASDAQHALPAVEKQQILDEALRILSWNWQSLGCRGVLRQRPFASEAGVMLDLKCHLMHTRGLRFETLIMTSTAFLRDLKSLTVGIQSDIFQHDERMIFRMHPCITVEGLLPETVSSYAASFQEGGTCYKRLQTMIQKKDYKLIFEGFIFRALCSAIDEYLLTFRQYVFAQHDETLIAYYARMRKAMRQISNLSFTLAVHTDVDAHVAMPIGSQFLGYLYREIVHTTEKDYIMLLVYILKSCCHVYFKHLQKWIYYGLLDDPSNELFICFVDHYRPDTKYFYDKAYFVRKESVPGFFQGHEDDILQCGKYTMLLKAYKPNHPLFALDYPLISVCLTYEEIQRLKKKCIKYREQARAACGNSDVSIRQIFEAREAKKRQFYQRACQRTRENLEKWSLEQHDLALLAAEQKKRRLDELTSQLQDAKQRKIDERRANVELELRLLRETERLEEQRLLRENINLRKRIEYYQELSDMMRTDAGGKVSDQPSVSTEPQAELAQPSKLKTQSEGSGESSAAAPQTPGSGGTDTDFESCCGEEAKDADADADADSASLYAECLSEEFVQKFAENENDLHAICIEPSAKCVGDTDADKTLITLVAPQVATSETSLHTALGYSASQTSTLLANPSQSTFLKRSASDVINSNELATAGVTQNPSSTTVTICPATRTEPLTSNISSTTVTMEPAAVATQKPLSEAQRNKLRVLAHEFGTYSTNTQQSTQPDINLNTLPDDELTDLQRNRRRMMQNDLFSEYNKSPLPDRAQLNLNLDTERARNRRRVLESEFDILTGHTPSTVTFTVEQGTTPMSTTSDTPLTDCAADLPPATAQQRDLANGNVSSKSALKINVELANGQQQQVAENATAMDGLLSCQTAETQEAALTPDCALNTAGLQAKQGFDFVDTARVKKHQQAVTVEATMQPDSMSNSSSADETEEVAIPVQDYNDPYKRSRELLESNFTCATRSPYIRLNMSKTPMIVAAKKSRESLQQLKVNSMSVITLTEFLQKSVILPMTTHLGLVNNEVMRLFLEELHILDHLRSLRHYFFLMDGEFGSIICDGIIGKLESGATPTKLLNYQMLHSILDTALSSSITGNDKNAENLSFTINDVPQKFDLANPGVLNVLSLSYRIEWPLNLILNPETLEQYGNIFKYLLKVRRISWVLERVYQILKEALKKHGKQLLQSPQYRHVQLIRHKFYHFVHALQNHITANALQASWKTFKDDLLQAKSIEDIYRKHTTYVKRINFLCMLNRHSAEFNNTIENIFKISLRFYNNLKSREFKQRSGDEHYTHSRYDKLSNDEQEFDKVIKFTIYLGTKIVRHGYQEEIGQLIALINVNQYYSASTIP, from the exons ATGCATGACGCAGACCTAGAAGCTAATGCAGATAGTGTTAATTATCTCATTACACAATTATGTAGCAGACTTGCAAGTCAACATGGCTTAAAGGAGCCTGAGTGTAGCACAGCTGTGCGCGAACTAAAGTCAAGCGCCTTTGAAATCTTGCTGAAAAGATCGCCAGAACCTAATGTATATCCAACAACTGCTGATACATTGGAATTCGATCCTCAACGTGCTGTGGATATGCACATATTCGCCGCTAAGCTGCATTCGCGCGCCGATCCTATTGTTTGCGCCCGTTATGCGGCACTTGAAGAACAAATGGCAGCCATTAGCAATGTGCTCTACTTCACCGAGGATAAAGGACGTGACATGCTGCAATTATTGCTCTTGCTGCAGGGTGATGTGCGCAAGGAAGATCAAGTG CCTGTGCCCAGTCCGCCCACGCTACTTGTACCTGGTCCATTCACCCTTTTCGCCAGctacgaaaataataaatactacCCCAAACAACAAACATGCGATCTATATAACCCACAACCGCGCTTATTCAAAGGTATAAAGGATATCGAGCCGCTTGATAACCCTTACCTACCGAAAAATTTGCTGGGTGAGGAACGCAATTTATTggcaaaaattgaacaaaaatatggTGCCAAGCATACGCGTGCACCGGCCACAGCACAGGACTGCACATTCACCGCGATGACGCGTCGCCTGTTAGGCTCTACGGTGCGTATAAACTTGAATACTTTTCGTCTACTGACCGACAATGAACCGCCACCACAAACAGTTGTCAACATAGCGAAAAAATCAAAg TTAAAGTTAAAAGCGTCGGACGCACAACACGCGTTGCCTGCAGTTGAAAAACAGCAAATCTTGGATGAAGCACTGCGTATACTCTCCTGGAACTGGCAAAGTTTGGGTTGCCGTGGCGTGCTGCGACAACGCCCATTCGCCAGCGAAGCAGGCGTGATGCTCGATCTCAAGTGTCATCTAATGCATACGCGCGGACTGAGATTTGAAACGCTTATAATGACCAGCACTGCATTTCTGCGTGATCTAAAGTCACTTACTGTAGGCATTCAGTCGGATATATTTCAGCATGACGAGCGCATGATCTTCCGCATGCACCCCTGCATCACCGTGGAGGGTTTGCTGCCAGAGACAGTCAGCAGCTACGCAGCGAGTTTCCAGGAGGGCGGCACTTGCTATAAACGTTTGCAGACTATGATACAGAAGAAGGACTATAAGTTGATATTTGAAGGCTTCATATTTCGC GCACTATGCAGCGCCATAGATGAGTATCTACTCACCTTTCGGCAGTATGTCTTCGCGCAGCATGATGAAACGCTAATTGCGTACTATGCGCGCATGCGCAAAGCTATGCGTCAAATAAGCAATCTGTCCTTTACGCTGGCCGTGCACACAGACG TGGACGCGCATGTGGCGATGCCGATAGGCTCACAGTTTCTCGGCTATTTGTATCGTGAGATCGTGCACACAACCGAAAAGGACTATATAATGCTATTggtttacatattaaagtcatgCTGCCATGTTTATTTCAA GCATTTGCAGAAATGGATCTACTACGGGCTATTGGACGATCCATCCAATGAGCTGTTCATTTGCTTCGTGGATCATTATCGTCCCGACACGAAGTACTTCTATGATAAAGCCTACTTTGTGCGCAAAGAATCCGTGCCGGGCTTCTTCCAAGGCCATGAGGATGACATTTTGCAATGCGGCAAGTACACAATGCTGCTGAAAGCTTACAAACCGAAC CATCCACTATTCGCGCTCGACTACCCGCTCATATCAGTGTGCCTCACGTATGAAGAAATTCAGCGACTCAAGAAGAAGTGCATCAAATACAGAGAGCAAGCACGCGCCGCGTGTGGCAACAGCGATGTTAGTATACGTCAAATATTTGAAGCACGTGAGGCCAAGAAACGCCAATTTTATCAGCGCGCATGCCAGCGCACACGCGAGAACCTCGAAAAATGGTCGCTGGAGCAACACGACCTCGCGCTGCTGGCTGCTGAGCAAAAGAAGCGTCGCTTGGATGAGCTGACGTCACAATTGCAGGATGCGAAGCAGCGCAAAATCGATGAGCGTCGCGCCAATGTTGAGCTAGAGTTGCGCTTGCTGCGTGAAACCGAAAGGCTGGAGGAGCAGCGTCTGTTACGTGAAAATATTAATCTGCGCAAACGTATCGAGTATTATCAGGAGCTCAGCGATATGATGCGCACCGATGCGGGCGGTAAAGTGAGTGATCAACCTTCAGTATCAACCGAGCCACAAGCCGAACTCGCGCAACCGTCGAAATTGAAAACGCAGAGTGAAGGCAGTGGTGAGAGCAGCGCCGCGGCACCACAGACGCCTGGCAGTGGCGGCACTGATACCGATTTTGAATCGTGCTGTGGCGAGGAAGCGAAAGATGCCGATGCTGACGCGGATGCCGATTCAGCTTCATTGTATGCGGAATGCTTGTCGGAGGAATTCGTGCAGAAATTCGCAGAAAATGAAAACGACCTGCACGCGATTTGTATTGAGCCGTCGGCTAAATGCGTTGGTGACACCGACGCAGATAAGACATTGATTACGTTGGTGGCACCGCAAGTGGCTACCTCGGAAACGAGCTTGCATACCGCGTTGGGGTATAGCGCGTCCCAAACATCAACTTTACTGGCAAATCCATCCCAAAGCACATTTTTAAAGCGCAGCGCCTCCGATGTGATCAATTCAAATGAATTGGCCACTGCTGGTGTAACGCAAAATCCCAGCAGCACAACGGTGACAATTTGTCCAGCCACCCGCACTGAGCCATTGACATCAAATATTAGCAGTACCACTGTCACCATGGAACCTGCGGCTGTAGCAACTCAGAAAC CTCTTTCGGAGGCACAACGCAATAAGCTGCGCGTTCTCGCCCACGAATTCGGCACATACAGCACAAACACTCAACAATCAACTCAGCCAGACATCAACTTAAATACCCTGCCAGATGACGAGTTGACAGATTTGCAGCGCAATCGTCGACGCATGATGCAAAACGATCTATTTTCCGAGTACAATAAGAGTCCGCTTCCCGATCGTGCACAGCTTAACCTCAACTTAGACACGGAGCGCGCACGCAATCGTCGACGTGTGCTCGAAAGCGAATTTGACATACTAACTGGGCATACGCCTTCAACTGTTACATTTACCGTAGAGCAGGGCACAACGCCTATGTCCACCACCTCGGATACACCGCTCACAGATTGTGCCGCAGACCTACCGCCTGCTACAGCGCAGCAAAGAGATTTAGCTAATGGCAATGTTTCGTCGAAGTCCGCTTTAAAAATCAATGTGGAACTCGCTAatgggcaacaacaacaagtagctGAAAATGCGACTGCTATGGATGGGCTGCTCAGTTGCCAAACTGCGGAAACACAGGAAGCAGCGCTGACGCCAGATTGCGCATTGAATACTGCTGGCTTGCAAGCAAAACAAGGATTTGATTTTGTAGACACCGCGCGTGTAAAGAAACATCAACAGGCAGTCACCGTAGAGGCGACTATGCAGCCGGACTCCATGTCCAACTCCTCCAGCGCTGACGAAACGGAGGAAGTAGCCATTCCAGTACAAGACTATAATGATCCCTACAAACGTAGCAGGGAGTTGCTAGAGAGTAATTTTACCTGCGCGACACGCAGTCCTTATATTCGCTTGAATATGAGCAAAACGCCAATGATCGTGGCGGCCAAGAAGTCGCGTGAGTCGTTGCAGCAATTGAAAGTAAACAGTATGAGTGTCATTACGTTAACAGAATTTCTGCAAAAATCCGTAATTTTGCCGATGACCACGCATCTCGGCTTGGTGAATAACGAAGTAATGCGTCTATTTCTCGAAGAGTTGCATATCTTGGATCATCTGCGTAGCTTAAGGCATTATTTCTTTCTCATGGACGGCGAGTTCGGCTCCATAATTTGTGATGGCATTATCGGTAAATTGGAGAGTGGCGCAACCCCAACGAAGCTACTTAACTATCAGATGCTGCATTCGATACTCGACACAGCGCTCAGCTCAAGCATAACAG GCAATGACAAAAACGCTGAGAATCTCTCCTTCACCATAAACGATGTCCCGCAGAAATTCGACCTCGCCAATCCGGGCGTGCTGAATGTGCTTAGTCTCAGCTATCGTATCGAGTGGCCACTGAATCTCATACTCAATCCTGAAACACTGGAACAGTACGGCAACATATTCAAATATCTGCTCAAAGTGCGTCGCATCAGTTGGGTGCTGGAGCGTGTATATCAAATACTCAAGGAGGCGTTGAAAAAGCACGGCAAACAACTGTTACAGTCGCCACAATATCGTCATGTGCAGCTGATACGCCACAAATTCTATCATTTCGTTCATGCGCTGCAAAATCACATCACCGCGAACGCGTTGCAGGCCTCTTGGAAGACATTCAAAGACGATCTGCTGCAGGCCAAGTCCATTGAAGATATCTATCGTAAGCACACAACCTATGTGAAGCGCATAAACTTCCTGTGCATGCTAAATCGACACAGTGCGGAGTTCAACAACaccattgaaaatatattcaagatATCGTTGCGTTTCTACAA CAATCTTAAGTCGCGCGAGTTCAAGCAGCGCAGCGGCGATGAGCACTACACACATTCACGCTACGACAAGCTGTCCAATGACGAGCAAGAGTTCGACAAAGTCATTAAATTCACCATATACCTGGGCACCAAGATTGTACGTCACGGTTATCAGGAGGAGATTGGACAACTGATTGCCCTGATTAATGTGAATCAGTACTACAGC